A stretch of Balnearium lithotrophicum DNA encodes these proteins:
- the dnaB gene encoding replicative DNA helicase, translating to MSKLFDLEAEYSVLGTMIVQPSYSFRGVELLNPEDFFKEEHRNLFRFVRDLIAEGYTESQLNEISFKDELEKRGLLEKVGGENYLLLLIEYALENYEKFESACKIVKDKSLLRRIVRVGKRINELVEETPDPELLIETLEKEVFSLSEDRVTNSLVHVGDVIPEIISQIEELASRREVVTGLPTGFFQLDQMTSGLQQSDLIILAARPSMGKTAFALSIAYNVAVREGKTVAFFSLEMSKEQLITRLMAQDAKIPLHKIRSGFLKPQEIDLLLKSADKISQAPIFIDDTPGISILEMRAKARRLLAEKGLDLIIVDYLQLMKGVKRTESRQQEVSEISRSLKGLAKELNVPVIALSQLSRQVEHRADKRPQLSDLRESGSLEQDADIVLFIHRPEVYKKNPDPEEQGIAEIIIAKQRNGPIGTVRLAFIKDLTRFENEEPEAVKVETSLPESSEEAVPSFSDEEPFTDLGDFSFDDDELFEF from the coding sequence GTGAGCAAACTCTTCGACCTTGAAGCTGAGTACTCGGTTTTAGGAACGATGATTGTTCAACCCTCGTATTCATTTAGAGGGGTTGAGCTACTTAACCCTGAGGACTTTTTCAAGGAGGAGCACCGAAATCTCTTTAGGTTCGTAAGAGACCTAATTGCGGAGGGTTACACTGAATCACAACTCAACGAGATTTCATTTAAGGACGAACTTGAAAAGAGGGGTCTGCTTGAAAAGGTAGGAGGGGAAAACTACCTCCTTCTCCTGATTGAGTATGCCCTTGAGAACTATGAAAAGTTTGAGTCAGCGTGCAAAATTGTTAAGGATAAATCCCTCCTTCGTAGGATTGTCAGAGTCGGAAAGAGAATAAACGAACTCGTTGAGGAGACCCCTGACCCGGAGCTTCTCATAGAAACACTTGAGAAGGAGGTCTTCTCCCTTTCTGAGGACAGGGTTACAAACTCCTTAGTTCACGTGGGTGATGTAATACCTGAGATAATCAGCCAGATAGAGGAACTCGCAAGTAGAAGGGAAGTAGTCACGGGACTCCCGACGGGCTTTTTCCAGTTAGACCAGATGACTTCTGGACTGCAGCAGTCAGACCTCATAATTTTAGCTGCCCGCCCCTCTATGGGAAAGACGGCGTTTGCCCTCTCCATCGCCTACAACGTTGCCGTAAGGGAGGGGAAAACCGTTGCATTTTTCTCCTTAGAAATGTCGAAGGAGCAGCTTATAACAAGGCTCATGGCTCAGGATGCCAAGATTCCCCTTCACAAGATAAGGAGCGGTTTCCTAAAGCCACAGGAGATTGACCTCCTCCTGAAGTCTGCGGATAAAATTTCACAGGCTCCCATTTTTATAGACGATACTCCGGGAATATCAATCCTTGAAATGAGGGCAAAGGCAAGGAGGCTCTTAGCAGAGAAGGGATTAGACCTCATAATAGTTGACTACCTTCAGCTGATGAAGGGAGTTAAGAGAACCGAGAGTCGCCAACAGGAGGTTTCAGAAATATCCCGCTCCTTGAAGGGACTTGCAAAGGAGTTAAACGTTCCTGTAATTGCCCTTTCCCAGCTCTCCCGTCAGGTCGAGCACAGGGCAGACAAAAGGCCTCAGCTTTCAGACCTAAGGGAGAGTGGAAGTTTGGAGCAGGATGCAGACATAGTCCTCTTTATTCACAGGCCGGAAGTTTACAAGAAGAACCCCGACCCAGAGGAACAGGGAATTGCCGAGATAATAATTGCTAAGCAGAGGAATGGTCCTATAGGAACTGTCAGACTCGCCTTTATAAAGGACTTGACAAGATTTGAAAACGAGGAACCTGAAGCAGTTAAGGTTGAAACCTCTCTTCCTGAGAGCTCTGAGGAGGCCGTACCCTCCTTTTCCGATGAGGAACCTTTTACGGACCTTGGGGACTTTTCCTTTGACGATGACGAACTGTTTGAATTTTAA
- the trpE gene encoding anthranilate synthase component I — MLEVKEIEELSKEGFNLFPISKSFLADLETPLSAFLKLKRLGAFMLLESVEGGEKWGRFSIIGLGNYITVKSKGKFGEINRLGRIEVVKHEDPLELLRGVFNSIKTYKTENLPKLWGGFFGYLAYDAVKFFEPRVNVRSDKEDSYLYDMIFTLPEALLIFDNVNHLITAVSFVFTEKGEVENEYRRALSKLEAIERSLKKPQEFPKTEPVKSTSDWKVNVSDEEFKTMVKRAKEYIRNGDIIQVVLSRRFEKPFYADPLSLYRALRHINPSPYMYYLDYSNFQIVGASPEVLVRVEDKTIETRPIAGTRRRGRTPQEDKELEKELLSDEKERAEHIMLVDLARNDVGRVAETGSVKVTDLMVIERYSHVMHIVSNVVGKLMKDRDAFDVLKACFPAGTVSGAPKVRAMEIIDEIEPSERGVYAGAVGYFSFDGNMDTAIAIRTAVVRRNKVYVQAGAGIVADSVPELEAKETLNKARALFRAVELAEGGLE, encoded by the coding sequence ATGTTGGAAGTTAAAGAGATTGAAGAACTTTCTAAAGAGGGATTTAATTTATTCCCTATTTCAAAGAGTTTCTTGGCTGACCTTGAAACACCCCTATCTGCCTTTTTAAAGTTGAAAAGATTAGGTGCCTTTATGCTCCTTGAAAGCGTTGAGGGTGGAGAGAAGTGGGGGCGATTCTCGATAATCGGTTTGGGAAACTACATTACCGTTAAGAGCAAGGGAAAGTTTGGAGAAATTAACAGGCTCGGAAGAATAGAAGTTGTTAAACATGAGGACCCCTTGGAGCTCCTTAGAGGCGTGTTCAACTCCATTAAAACCTACAAAACCGAGAACCTTCCAAAGCTTTGGGGTGGTTTCTTCGGCTACCTGGCCTACGATGCTGTAAAGTTCTTTGAACCAAGGGTTAACGTTAGAAGCGATAAGGAGGACTCCTACCTTTACGATATGATATTTACTCTGCCGGAGGCCCTCCTCATATTTGACAACGTAAACCACCTCATAACTGCCGTTTCTTTCGTTTTCACGGAAAAGGGTGAGGTTGAAAACGAGTACAGGAGAGCTCTTTCGAAGTTGGAAGCCATCGAGAGGAGTTTAAAGAAACCTCAGGAGTTTCCAAAAACTGAGCCTGTAAAATCCACCTCAGACTGGAAAGTGAACGTTTCAGACGAGGAATTTAAGACGATGGTAAAAAGGGCTAAGGAGTACATAAGGAACGGCGATATAATCCAGGTTGTCCTCTCAAGGAGGTTTGAAAAGCCCTTTTACGCCGACCCTTTAAGCCTTTACAGAGCTCTCCGCCACATTAACCCTTCTCCCTACATGTACTATTTGGACTACAGCAACTTTCAGATTGTTGGAGCCTCTCCCGAGGTTTTGGTTAGAGTTGAGGACAAAACGATTGAAACGAGGCCAATAGCCGGAACGAGGAGAAGGGGAAGAACTCCTCAGGAGGATAAGGAGTTAGAGAAGGAGCTCCTTTCAGACGAAAAGGAGAGGGCAGAACACATAATGTTGGTTGACCTTGCAAGGAACGACGTTGGAAGGGTAGCGGAGACGGGAAGCGTTAAGGTCACAGACCTTATGGTGATTGAGAGGTACTCACACGTCATGCACATAGTTTCAAACGTAGTAGGAAAGTTGATGAAGGATAGGGATGCCTTTGATGTTTTGAAGGCCTGTTTTCCCGCCGGAACTGTTTCTGGAGCTCCAAAGGTGAGGGCAATGGAAATAATTGATGAGATAGAACCCTCAGAGAGGGGAGTTTATGCAGGGGCAGTTGGCTACTTCTCGTTTGATGGAAATATGGACACTGCAATTGCAATAAGGACTGCCGTTGTTAGGAGGAACAAGGTTTACGTTCAGGCCGGAGCTGGAATCGTTGCAGATTCAGTTCCAGAACTTGAGGCAAAGGAGACGTTGAACAAGGCCAGGGCCCTATTTAGAGCAGTTGAACTGGCAGAGGGAGGACTTGAGTGA